A section of the Streptomyces sp. CG1 genome encodes:
- a CDS encoding DUF2637 domain-containing protein, with protein MRLTDISLNWLLPGAVLLLGMLAAVAVLARGKRSSGENASADDSWERSEERRRRKEAIYGTASYVLLFCCAAVAAALSFHGLVGFGEQNLGLTDGWQYLVPFGLDGAAMFCSVLAVREASHGDAALGSRILVWLFAAAAAWFNWVHAPRGAGHAGAPQFFSGMSLSAAVLFDRALKQTRRAALREQGLVPRPLPQIRIVRWLRAPRETYKAWSLMLLEGVRSLDEAVEEVREDKRSKEETRQRRREQHRLERAQLKAISRGHRGFVGRTGRQVEVQAVERGPAEVTAEPAISTAEQLPVRARPSLQPVRSASAEQVTVDLTAEDDTMALPRLDSLERKLKDLEQQFG; from the coding sequence ATGAGACTGACCGACATATCGCTGAACTGGCTGCTTCCCGGCGCCGTACTGCTCCTGGGCATGCTGGCGGCGGTGGCGGTGCTCGCGCGCGGCAAGCGCTCCTCCGGGGAGAACGCGAGCGCGGACGACTCGTGGGAGCGCAGCGAGGAGCGCCGCAGACGCAAGGAGGCCATCTACGGCACGGCCTCCTACGTGCTCCTGTTCTGCTGTGCGGCGGTCGCCGCCGCCCTGTCCTTCCACGGCCTCGTCGGCTTCGGCGAACAGAACCTGGGGCTGACGGACGGCTGGCAGTACCTGGTGCCGTTCGGCCTGGACGGCGCGGCCATGTTCTGCTCCGTCCTCGCGGTGCGCGAGGCCAGCCACGGTGACGCGGCGCTCGGCTCCCGGATCCTCGTGTGGCTGTTCGCCGCGGCGGCGGCCTGGTTCAACTGGGTGCACGCGCCCCGGGGGGCCGGCCACGCGGGCGCCCCGCAGTTCTTCTCCGGTATGTCACTGTCCGCGGCCGTCCTGTTCGACCGGGCGCTGAAGCAGACCCGCCGGGCCGCGCTGCGCGAGCAGGGCCTGGTGCCGCGTCCGCTGCCGCAGATCCGGATCGTGCGCTGGCTGCGGGCTCCCCGCGAGACCTACAAGGCCTGGTCGCTGATGCTGCTGGAGGGTGTGCGCAGCCTGGACGAGGCCGTCGAGGAGGTCCGCGAGGACAAGCGGAGCAAGGAGGAGACCCGCCAGCGCCGGCGCGAGCAGCACCGCCTGGAGCGGGCCCAGCTGAAGGCGATCAGCCGGGGCCACCGCGGCTTCGTCGGGCGCACCGGCCGACAGGTCGAGGTGCAGGCGGTGGAGCGGGGCCCCGCCGAGGTGACCGCGGAGCCTGCCATATCCACCGCGGAACAGCTGCCCGTTCGCGCCCGTCCCTCCCTGCAGCCGGTCCGCAGCGCGTCCGCTGAGCAGGTGACAGTCGACCTCACCGCGGAGGACGACACCATGGCTCTGCCACGCCTGGACTCCCTGGAGCGCAAGCTGAAGGACCTGGAGCAGCAGTTCGGCTAG
- a CDS encoding GntR family transcriptional regulator yields MKQSVQGSAEAGTPERRTTGGSRVPAQARVADVLDACRERGDTAVPAARGEHTHSERPVPGPRPAVQRSSVRGQILDALRTALVTGELRPGEVYSAPVLGERFGVSATPVREAMQQLALEGAVEVAPNRGFRVVERGARELAELAEVRALIEVPVMLRLARTVPGERWAELRPLAEETVRAAADGCPATYAESDRAFHRALLALSGNDQLVGVAADLHRRSQWPPVRRGRAYLVADAAEHLALLDALIAGDVDVVRGLVTEHFAGAAS; encoded by the coding sequence GTGAAGCAGAGCGTGCAGGGCTCCGCCGAGGCGGGGACACCGGAGCGCCGTACGACCGGCGGTTCCCGGGTGCCCGCACAGGCGCGCGTCGCGGACGTCCTCGACGCCTGCCGCGAGCGGGGCGACACCGCAGTGCCGGCGGCGCGGGGCGAGCACACGCACAGTGAGCGGCCGGTTCCCGGGCCGCGGCCGGCGGTGCAGCGCTCCTCGGTGCGCGGGCAGATCCTGGACGCGCTGCGGACGGCGCTGGTGACCGGGGAGCTGCGGCCGGGCGAGGTCTACTCGGCGCCGGTGCTCGGCGAACGGTTCGGTGTCTCGGCGACGCCCGTGCGGGAGGCCATGCAGCAGCTCGCCCTGGAGGGGGCGGTCGAGGTCGCGCCCAACCGGGGCTTCCGGGTGGTCGAGCGCGGGGCGCGGGAGCTGGCCGAGCTGGCGGAGGTGCGCGCGCTCATCGAGGTGCCGGTGATGCTGCGGCTCGCCCGGACGGTGCCGGGGGAGCGGTGGGCCGAACTGCGTCCGCTGGCGGAGGAGACGGTGCGGGCGGCGGCCGACGGCTGTCCGGCGACGTACGCGGAGTCCGACCGGGCCTTCCACCGCGCCCTGCTCGCCCTGTCGGGCAACGATCAGCTGGTCGGTGTCGCCGCCGACCTCCACCGACGCTCCCAGTGGCCCCCGGTCCGGCGCGGCCGCGCCTACCTGGTCGCGGACGCGGCGGAACACCTGGCCCTTCTGGACGCGCTGATCGCCGGGGACGTGGATGTGGTGCGGGGGCTGGTGACGGAGCACTTCGCGGGCGCGGCGAGCTGA
- a CDS encoding PucR family transcriptional regulator, which produces MRLRALLDTDALGLRLLGGEEELDRSVRGVMTTDLRDPSRYLSGGELVLTGLAWRRDAEDSESFVRILAQAGVAALAAGEAELGDVPDDLVLACARHRLPLFAVHESVAFATITEHVVRQVSSERAGDLAAVVDRHRRMMTSGPAGGGPDVVLDLLGTDLDLRAWVLSPAGRLIAGSKVTGPELPPEACAKLAAEHLAATRTGRRSPHRILLAGTTYSLFPIRSSGRSSQGARDVRETVLSDWLLAVEADAGDWPEERLDLLQGVTQLISVERDRREAARTVRRRLAQEVLELVQTGAAPAEIAARLRVAAPVLLPGLGAAPHWQVVVARVDWEDSEVEGGPVAQSLLEEVLVDPLATGPEPSDRIAVAHTGDEAVALVPLPAVSSEHDGSETGLLADSLLQSVRQTLSAGLNDDGRLTLGVSAAVHSAEGLRGALEEARHARRVAAARPGRVCAAGHQELASHVLLLPFVPDDVRRAFTARLLDPLTDYDRRHRAELIPTLEAFLDCDGSWTRCATRLHLHVNTLRYRVGRIEQLTGRDLSRLEDKLDFFLALRMS; this is translated from the coding sequence ATGCGGCTGCGCGCACTTCTGGACACCGATGCGCTGGGCCTGCGGCTGCTCGGCGGCGAGGAAGAGCTGGACCGGTCGGTGCGCGGGGTCATGACGACCGACCTGCGCGACCCGAGCAGGTACCTCTCCGGGGGCGAGCTGGTGCTGACCGGCCTGGCCTGGCGCCGGGACGCCGAGGACTCCGAGTCGTTCGTCCGGATCCTGGCGCAGGCCGGGGTGGCGGCGCTCGCGGCCGGTGAGGCGGAGCTGGGCGATGTGCCGGACGACCTGGTGCTCGCCTGCGCCCGGCACCGGCTGCCGCTGTTCGCGGTGCACGAGTCGGTGGCGTTCGCGACGATCACCGAGCATGTCGTGCGGCAGGTCTCCAGCGAGCGCGCCGGTGACCTGGCGGCCGTGGTGGACCGGCACCGGCGGATGATGACCTCCGGCCCGGCGGGCGGCGGCCCCGATGTGGTCCTGGACCTGCTCGGCACCGATCTCGACCTGCGCGCCTGGGTGCTCTCGCCCGCCGGCCGTCTGATCGCCGGCTCCAAGGTCACGGGCCCCGAGCTGCCCCCGGAGGCCTGCGCGAAGCTCGCCGCCGAGCACCTGGCGGCCACCCGCACCGGCCGGCGCAGCCCGCACCGGATCCTGTTGGCCGGTACGACGTACTCGCTGTTCCCGATCCGCTCCTCCGGCCGCTCCTCGCAGGGCGCCCGCGATGTGCGCGAGACGGTCCTGTCGGACTGGCTGCTGGCCGTCGAGGCGGACGCCGGCGACTGGCCCGAGGAGCGCCTCGACCTGCTGCAGGGCGTGACCCAGCTGATCTCGGTCGAGCGGGACCGCCGGGAGGCGGCGCGCACGGTGCGGCGCCGGCTCGCCCAGGAGGTGCTGGAGCTGGTCCAGACGGGTGCCGCGCCCGCCGAGATCGCGGCCCGGCTCAGGGTGGCCGCCCCGGTGCTGCTGCCCGGGCTCGGCGCGGCCCCGCACTGGCAGGTCGTGGTGGCCCGGGTGGACTGGGAGGACAGCGAGGTCGAGGGCGGCCCGGTCGCCCAGTCGCTGCTGGAGGAAGTGCTGGTCGACCCGCTGGCGACCGGCCCGGAGCCGTCCGACCGGATCGCCGTCGCACACACCGGCGACGAGGCGGTCGCCCTGGTGCCACTGCCGGCGGTCTCCTCCGAGCACGACGGCTCGGAGACGGGACTTCTGGCCGATTCCCTCCTGCAGTCGGTGCGGCAGACGCTGTCGGCGGGCCTGAACGACGACGGGCGGCTCACCCTCGGCGTCAGCGCCGCCGTGCACTCGGCGGAGGGCCTGCGCGGGGCCCTGGAGGAGGCTCGGCACGCCCGCCGGGTGGCGGCCGCCCGTCCGGGCCGGGTCTGCGCGGCGGGGCACCAGGAGCTGGCGTCGCACGTCCTGCTCCTGCCCTTCGTCCCCGACGACGTCCGGCGCGCCTTCACCGCACGCCTGCTGGATCCGCTGACGGACTACGACCGCCGGCACCGGGCCGAGCTGATCCCGACCCTGGAGGCGTTCCTGGACTGCGACGGCTCCTGGACCCGCTGCGCCACCCGGCTCCACCTGCACGTCAACACGCTGCGCTACCGGGTGGGCCGGATCGAGCAGTTGACGGGACGGGACCTCTCCCGCCTGGAGGACAAGCTGGACTTCTTCCTCGCGCTGCGCATGAGCTGA
- a CDS encoding xanthine dehydrogenase family protein subunit M, protein MDFLRPASWEEALAAKAEHPTAVPIAGGTDVMVEINFDHRRPEYLLDLNRIGDLTEWEIGEESVRLGASVPYTRIMENLRAELPGLALASHTVASPQIRNRGGVGGNLGTASPAGDAHPALLAAGAEVEVESAARGTRLIPIDAFYTGVKRNALQPDELIRAVHIKKADGPQQYSKVGTRNAMVIAVCAFGLALHPETRTVRTGIGSAAPTPVRAKAAEEFLNAALEEGGFWDNGKIITPSVAKQFASLCSAACNPIDDVRGTASYRRHAVGVMARRTLTWTWESYRGTRRTIEGAA, encoded by the coding sequence ATGGACTTCCTTCGCCCCGCCAGCTGGGAGGAGGCGCTCGCCGCGAAGGCCGAGCACCCCACCGCTGTGCCGATTGCGGGTGGCACCGATGTGATGGTCGAGATCAACTTCGACCACCGCCGGCCCGAGTACCTGCTGGACCTCAACCGCATCGGCGACCTCACCGAGTGGGAGATCGGCGAGGAGAGCGTACGGCTGGGTGCCTCCGTCCCGTACACCAGGATCATGGAGAATCTCCGTGCCGAGCTGCCGGGCCTCGCGCTCGCCTCGCACACGGTCGCCTCCCCCCAGATCCGCAATCGCGGCGGCGTCGGAGGCAACCTCGGCACGGCCTCGCCCGCCGGTGACGCCCACCCCGCCCTCCTCGCCGCCGGCGCCGAGGTCGAGGTGGAGTCCGCGGCCCGCGGCACCCGGCTGATCCCGATCGACGCGTTCTACACCGGCGTCAAGCGCAACGCGCTCCAGCCCGACGAGCTGATCCGCGCCGTCCACATCAAGAAGGCGGACGGACCGCAGCAGTACTCGAAGGTCGGTACCCGCAACGCCATGGTCATCGCCGTGTGCGCCTTCGGCCTAGCCCTGCACCCCGAGACCCGCACCGTCCGGACCGGCATCGGCTCCGCCGCCCCGACCCCGGTGCGCGCCAAGGCCGCCGAGGAGTTCCTGAACGCGGCGCTCGAAGAGGGCGGCTTCTGGGACAACGGAAAGATCATCACCCCGTCGGTCGCCAAGCAGTTCGCGAGCCTGTGCTCCGCCGCCTGCAACCCGATCGACGACGTCCGGGGCACCGCGAGCTACCGCCGCCACGCGGTCGGCGTGATGGCCCGCCGGACGCTCACCTGGACCTGGGAGTCGTACCGCGGCACCCGCCGCACCATCGAGGGAGCTGCGTAA
- a CDS encoding (2Fe-2S)-binding protein — translation MRVNFTVNGRPQEADDVWEGESLLYVLRERMGLPGSKNACEQGECGSCTVRLDGVPVCSCLVAAGQVEGRDVVTVEGLADFAKQRSEGGCATGACGTSLQDAQQWRAKGTDSQTGEGDELSPIQQAFIDAGAVQCGFCTPGLLVASDELLERNPNPSDADIREALSGNLCRCTGYEKIMDAVRLAAARQSEGV, via the coding sequence ATGCGCGTCAACTTCACCGTGAACGGACGCCCGCAGGAAGCCGACGACGTCTGGGAGGGCGAGTCCCTGCTCTACGTCCTGCGTGAGCGCATGGGTCTGCCCGGCTCCAAGAACGCCTGCGAGCAGGGCGAGTGCGGCTCCTGCACGGTCCGCCTGGACGGCGTGCCGGTGTGTTCCTGCCTGGTCGCGGCCGGCCAGGTCGAGGGCCGTGACGTCGTGACCGTCGAGGGCCTCGCCGACTTCGCCAAGCAGCGCTCCGAGGGCGGCTGCGCGACCGGCGCCTGCGGCACGAGCCTGCAGGACGCCCAGCAGTGGCGGGCCAAGGGCACCGACTCGCAGACCGGCGAGGGGGACGAACTCTCCCCGATCCAGCAGGCGTTCATCGACGCCGGTGCCGTCCAGTGCGGCTTCTGCACCCCGGGTCTGCTCGTCGCTTCCGACGAACTCCTGGAGCGCAACCCGAACCCGTCCGACGCGGACATCCGCGAGGCGCTGTCGGGCAACCTGTGCCGCTGCACGGGCTACGAGAAGATCATGGACGCGGTCCGCCTGGCGGCCGCCCGCCAGTCCGAGGGAGTCTGA
- a CDS encoding xanthine dehydrogenase family protein molybdopterin-binding subunit: protein MPTNGAPTKITQGSQTKGGIGESTLRPDGTLKVTGEFAYSSDMWHEDMLWGQILRSTVAHAEIVSIDTSEALAMAGVYAVLTYDDLPTSVKNYGLEIQDTPVLAHGKVRHHGEPVAIVAADHPETARRAAAKIKVDYKELPVITDEASATAPDAVLVHENRDDHHSGHVPHPNIVHRQPIVRGNVEEARKRADVIVEGEYTFGMQDQAFLGPESGLAVPEEDGGVHLYVATQWLHSDLRQIAPVLGLTEDKVRMTLAGVGGAFGGREDLSMQIHACLLALRTGKPVKIVYNRFESFFGHVHRHPAKLYYEHGATKDGKLTHLKCKIVLDGGAYASASPAVVGNASSLSVGPYVVDDVDIEAIALYTNNPPCGAMRGFGAVQACFAYEAQMDKLAKKLGMDPVEFRQLNAMEQGTIMPTGQPVDSPAPVAELLRRVKAMPMPPERQWESSEGADVRQLPGGLSNTTHGEGVVRGVGIAVGIKNVGFSEGFDDYSTAKVRMEVIGGEPVATVHTAMAEVGQGGVTVHAQIARTELGVTQVTIHPADTQVGSAGSTSASRQTYVTGGAVKHTCELVREKVLEIGRRKFGSYHPAWATAELLLEGGKVVTDGGEVLGDLVDVLEDETVEIEAEWRHRPTEAFDLVTGQGNGHVQYSFAAHRAVVEVDTELGLVKVIELACAQDVGKALNPLSVIGQIQGGTTQGLGVAVMEEIIVDPKTAKVRNPSFTDYLIPTILDTPTIPVDVLELADDHAPYGLRGIGEAPTLSSTPAVLAAIRNATGLELNRTPVRPEHLTGTA from the coding sequence ATGCCGACCAACGGCGCTCCTACGAAGATCACGCAGGGCTCGCAGACCAAGGGCGGCATCGGCGAGTCGACGCTCCGCCCGGACGGCACCCTCAAGGTCACCGGTGAGTTCGCGTACTCGTCCGACATGTGGCACGAGGACATGCTGTGGGGCCAGATCCTGCGCTCCACCGTCGCGCATGCCGAGATCGTCTCGATCGACACCTCCGAGGCGCTCGCCATGGCGGGTGTCTACGCGGTCCTGACGTACGACGACCTGCCCACCTCGGTGAAGAACTACGGCCTGGAGATCCAGGACACCCCGGTCCTCGCGCACGGCAAGGTACGCCACCACGGCGAGCCGGTCGCGATCGTCGCCGCCGACCACCCGGAGACGGCCCGCCGTGCCGCCGCCAAGATCAAGGTCGACTACAAGGAACTGCCCGTCATCACCGACGAGGCCTCCGCGACCGCCCCGGACGCGGTCCTCGTCCACGAGAACCGCGACGACCACCACTCCGGGCACGTCCCGCACCCGAACATCGTGCACCGCCAGCCGATCGTCCGCGGCAACGTCGAGGAGGCCCGCAAGCGGGCCGACGTGATCGTCGAGGGCGAGTACACCTTCGGCATGCAGGACCAGGCCTTCCTCGGCCCCGAGTCCGGCCTCGCGGTGCCAGAGGAGGACGGCGGCGTCCACCTCTACGTCGCCACCCAGTGGCTCCACTCCGACCTGCGCCAGATCGCGCCCGTCCTCGGCCTGACCGAGGACAAGGTGCGGATGACGCTGGCCGGCGTCGGCGGCGCGTTCGGCGGCCGCGAGGACCTGTCGATGCAGATCCACGCCTGCCTGCTCGCCCTGCGCACCGGCAAGCCCGTCAAGATCGTCTACAACCGGTTCGAGTCCTTCTTCGGACACGTCCACCGGCACCCGGCGAAGCTCTACTACGAGCACGGCGCCACCAAGGACGGCAAGCTCACGCACCTGAAGTGCAAGATCGTCCTGGACGGCGGCGCCTACGCCTCCGCCTCCCCGGCGGTCGTCGGCAACGCCTCCTCGCTGAGCGTCGGCCCGTACGTCGTCGACGACGTCGACATCGAGGCCATCGCCCTCTACACCAACAACCCGCCCTGCGGCGCCATGCGCGGCTTCGGCGCGGTCCAGGCGTGCTTCGCCTACGAGGCACAGATGGACAAGCTGGCGAAGAAGCTCGGCATGGACCCGGTGGAGTTCCGGCAGCTGAACGCGATGGAGCAGGGCACGATCATGCCGACCGGGCAGCCGGTCGACTCCCCGGCCCCGGTCGCCGAACTGCTGCGCCGCGTCAAGGCGATGCCCATGCCGCCCGAGCGCCAGTGGGAGTCCAGCGAGGGCGCCGACGTGCGGCAGCTGCCCGGCGGTCTGTCCAACACCACGCACGGCGAAGGCGTCGTACGCGGTGTCGGTATCGCCGTCGGCATCAAGAACGTCGGCTTCTCCGAGGGCTTCGACGACTACTCCACCGCCAAGGTGCGCATGGAGGTCATAGGCGGCGAGCCGGTCGCGACCGTGCACACCGCGATGGCGGAGGTCGGCCAGGGCGGCGTCACCGTTCACGCGCAGATCGCCCGCACCGAGCTCGGCGTCACCCAGGTGACCATCCACCCGGCCGACACCCAGGTGGGCAGCGCCGGTTCGACCTCGGCCTCCCGGCAGACGTATGTCACCGGCGGCGCCGTGAAGCACACCTGCGAACTCGTCCGCGAGAAGGTCCTGGAGATCGGCCGCCGCAAGTTCGGCTCCTACCACCCGGCCTGGGCGACCGCCGAACTCCTGCTGGAGGGCGGCAAGGTCGTCACCGACGGCGGCGAGGTACTCGGCGACCTGGTCGACGTCCTGGAGGACGAGACCGTGGAGATCGAGGCGGAGTGGCGGCACCGGCCGACCGAGGCCTTCGACCTGGTCACCGGCCAGGGCAACGGCCACGTGCAGTACTCCTTCGCCGCGCACCGCGCGGTCGTCGAGGTCGATACCGAACTCGGCCTGGTCAAGGTCATCGAGCTGGCCTGCGCCCAGGACGTCGGCAAGGCGCTCAACCCGCTCTCCGTCATCGGCCAGATCCAGGGCGGTACGACCCAGGGCCTGGGCGTGGCGGTGATGGAGGAGATCATCGTCGACCCGAAGACCGCCAAGGTCAGGAACCCCTCCTTCACGGACTACCTGATCCCCACCATCCTCGACACGCCGACCATCCCGGTCGATGTGCTCGAACTCGCCGACGACCACGCCCCGTACGGGCTGCGCGGCATCGGCGAGGCCCCGACCCTGTCGTCCACCCCGGCCGTCCTCGCGGCGATCCGGAACGCGACCGGGCTGGAGCTCAACCGCACTCCGGTACGGCCCGAGCACCTCACGGGGACCGCGTAA
- a CDS encoding NCS2 family permease codes for MTQQSVEPTNTAEDAGAGSRPPAGRSWLDRYFHISERGSSIATEVRGGVTTFMAMAYILLLNPVILSGADKSGDSLSQKALITATALGAAGTTLLMGWFGKVPLAMAAGLSVSGVLAGLVMGTKDLTWAQGLGMCVAYGVVIMLLVVTGLREMIMNAIPLPLKHGITIGIGLFIAFIGLVKAGFVHAGTATPVTLGNGGELAGWPVLLFAVTLLLIFALQSRNVPGAILIGIVTGTVLAVIVNAAGLVDDKSWANGSGPALHGSAVSMPDFSLIGKVSFGGLGNVGYMTVTFIVFTLVLAGFFDAMATIIGIGTEANLADSQGRMPGLSKALFIDGAGGAIGGVVGGSGQTVFVESATGVGEGARSGLASVVTGGFFALCLFFTPITAIVPREVASAALVTIGAMMMMNARHVDWGDRSVAIPVFLTVVIMPFTYSITPGVAAGVISYVVIKLAQGKWREIGPFMWGLTVLFLIYFSLHPIRAALGVH; via the coding sequence ATGACCCAGCAGTCAGTGGAGCCCACGAACACCGCCGAAGACGCGGGCGCGGGTTCGCGTCCGCCGGCCGGCAGGTCGTGGCTCGACCGGTACTTCCACATTTCCGAAAGAGGATCCTCCATCGCGACCGAGGTCCGCGGTGGCGTCACCACCTTCATGGCGATGGCGTACATCCTCCTGCTCAACCCGGTGATCCTCAGCGGCGCGGACAAGTCCGGCGACTCGCTGAGCCAGAAGGCCCTCATCACGGCCACCGCGCTCGGCGCGGCGGGCACCACGCTCCTCATGGGCTGGTTCGGCAAGGTGCCGCTCGCCATGGCCGCCGGACTCTCCGTCTCCGGTGTGCTGGCCGGTCTGGTCATGGGCACCAAGGACCTGACGTGGGCCCAGGGCCTGGGCATGTGCGTCGCGTACGGCGTCGTGATCATGCTGCTGGTCGTCACCGGCCTCCGCGAGATGATCATGAACGCGATACCGCTGCCGCTCAAGCACGGCATCACGATCGGCATCGGTCTGTTCATCGCGTTCATCGGCCTGGTCAAGGCCGGGTTCGTGCACGCCGGTACGGCGACCCCGGTCACGTTGGGCAACGGGGGCGAACTCGCCGGCTGGCCCGTCCTGCTCTTCGCGGTCACGCTGCTGCTCATCTTCGCGCTGCAGTCCCGGAACGTTCCCGGCGCCATTCTCATCGGCATCGTCACCGGCACCGTCCTCGCGGTGATCGTCAACGCGGCCGGCCTCGTCGACGACAAGTCCTGGGCCAACGGCTCGGGCCCCGCGCTGCACGGCAGCGCCGTGTCGATGCCGGACTTCTCGCTCATCGGCAAGGTGTCCTTCGGCGGCCTGGGCAACGTGGGCTACATGACGGTGACCTTCATCGTCTTCACCCTGGTGCTCGCCGGCTTCTTTGACGCCATGGCCACCATCATCGGCATCGGCACCGAGGCCAACCTCGCCGACTCCCAGGGCCGGATGCCGGGCCTGTCCAAGGCGCTGTTCATCGACGGTGCCGGCGGCGCCATCGGCGGCGTGGTGGGCGGTTCCGGGCAGACCGTGTTCGTCGAGTCCGCGACCGGCGTCGGTGAGGGCGCCCGGTCCGGACTGGCCTCGGTCGTCACCGGCGGGTTCTTCGCGCTCTGCCTCTTCTTCACGCCGATCACGGCGATCGTGCCGCGCGAGGTGGCCTCGGCCGCCCTCGTCACCATCGGCGCGATGATGATGATGAACGCCCGCCATGTGGACTGGGGCGACCGCTCCGTCGCCATCCCGGTCTTCCTGACCGTCGTGATCATGCCGTTCACGTACTCGATCACCCCCGGTGTCGCCGCCGGTGTGATCTCCTACGTCGTCATCAAGCTCGCTCAGGGCAAGTGGCGCGAGATCGGCCCCTTCATGTGGGGTCTGACGGTCCTCTTCCTCATCTACTTCTCACTGCATCCGATCCGGGCGGCCCTGGGCGTGCACTGA
- a CDS encoding XdhC family protein, whose translation MLDIADELNRWVEQGRDFAVATVVAVGGSAPRQPGAALAVDSEGTAIGSVSGGCVEGAVYDLCRQALEDGETVLERFGYSDEDAFAVGLTCGGIIDILVTPVRADGPARPVVAAALAAAARGEAAAVARIVEGPAELRGRPLLVRPDGSYDGGFGAHPELDRTVAAEAGAFLDAGRTGTLEIGEQGSRCGAPLTVLVESSVPAPRMIVFGAIDFASALVRVGKFLGYQVTVCDARPVFATRTRFPEADEIVVEWPHKYLGRTETDSRTVLCVLTHDAKFDVPLLQLALRLPVAYVGAMGSRRTHLDRNERLREVGVTELELARLRSPIGLDLGARTPEETALSIGAEIVANRRGGSGAALTGAHTPIHHDTAARPAATIGSVA comes from the coding sequence ATGCTGGACATCGCCGACGAGTTGAACCGGTGGGTCGAGCAGGGACGTGACTTCGCCGTCGCCACCGTGGTGGCCGTCGGCGGGAGCGCGCCCCGGCAACCGGGCGCCGCGCTCGCCGTCGACAGCGAGGGCACGGCCATCGGTTCGGTCTCCGGCGGATGCGTGGAGGGAGCCGTGTACGACCTGTGCCGGCAGGCGCTGGAGGACGGCGAGACCGTCCTGGAGCGCTTCGGGTACAGCGACGAGGACGCCTTCGCCGTCGGCCTGACCTGTGGCGGCATCATCGACATCCTCGTCACACCGGTCCGGGCGGACGGTCCCGCCCGGCCGGTGGTCGCGGCCGCGCTGGCCGCCGCCGCCCGTGGGGAGGCGGCGGCGGTCGCGCGGATCGTGGAGGGACCGGCAGAGCTGCGGGGCCGGCCCCTCCTCGTCCGCCCCGACGGTTCCTACGACGGCGGTTTCGGCGCCCATCCCGAACTGGACCGCACCGTCGCCGCCGAGGCCGGCGCCTTCCTGGACGCGGGCCGCACCGGCACCCTGGAGATCGGCGAACAGGGATCGCGCTGCGGCGCCCCGCTCACCGTCCTGGTCGAGTCCTCCGTCCCCGCGCCCCGGATGATCGTCTTCGGCGCCATCGACTTCGCCTCCGCGCTGGTCCGTGTCGGCAAGTTCCTCGGCTACCAGGTCACCGTGTGCGACGCCCGCCCGGTGTTCGCCACGCGCACCCGCTTCCCCGAGGCCGACGAGATCGTCGTCGAGTGGCCGCACAAGTACCTGGGGCGCACCGAGACCGACAGCCGTACGGTCCTCTGCGTCCTCACCCACGACGCCAAGTTCGACGTGCCGCTGCTGCAGCTGGCCCTTCGGCTGCCGGTCGCCTACGTCGGCGCGATGGGCTCCCGTCGCACCCACCTCGACCGCAACGAGCGCCTGCGCGAGGTCGGCGTCACCGAACTCGAACTGGCCCGCCTGCGCTCCCCGATCGGCCTCGACCTCGGCGCCCGTACGCCGGAGGAGACGGCGCTGTCCATCGGCGCGGAGATCGTCGCGAACCGGCGCGGCGGCAGCGGGGCCGCGCTCACCGGCGCGCACACCCCGATCCACCACGACACGGCGGCACGACCGGCCGCGACCATCGGGTCGGTGGCCTGA
- a CDS encoding SRPBCC family protein, with amino-acid sequence MPTFSFTRTAPLPLEEAWRRLTEWPRHADAVPLTRIEVLTPAPTQVGTRFVARSGIGPLTVDDLMEVTVWRPPVDGEPALCRLEKRGRVVLGWAEIEVRPGPGGRSRVVWREELRVRFLPRAFDGVLGRAARVLFGRAANRMLRRA; translated from the coding sequence GTGCCGACCTTCTCCTTCACCCGTACGGCCCCGCTCCCTCTCGAAGAGGCGTGGCGCCGGCTCACCGAGTGGCCCCGCCACGCCGACGCGGTTCCGCTGACCCGGATCGAGGTGCTCACGCCCGCGCCGACGCAGGTGGGCACGCGGTTCGTGGCCCGTTCGGGCATCGGCCCGCTCACCGTGGACGATCTGATGGAGGTCACCGTGTGGCGTCCGCCCGTCGACGGCGAGCCGGCCCTGTGCCGCCTGGAGAAGCGCGGCCGAGTGGTCCTCGGCTGGGCGGAGATCGAGGTGCGGCCTGGGCCCGGCGGCCGTAGCCGGGTGGTGTGGCGGGAGGAACTGCGGGTGCGCTTTCTGCCGCGTGCCTTCGACGGCGTACTGGGGCGCGCGGCACGCGTGTTGTTCGGCCGGGCGGCGAACCGGATGCTCAGGCGGGCCTGA